Proteins encoded in a region of the Populus nigra chromosome 3, ddPopNigr1.1, whole genome shotgun sequence genome:
- the LOC133688641 gene encoding protein sym-1-like, with product MVQNPVCFTRKASLLYRFVGFSPKPTSHFSLRTQLSLNPAQITGFRACSSSSLFSNSSHGAVFKDMGGSKIGYRQLGFDQFRVLAVSGGGSGGSGGLGGSSGGGGGQGGGASGGSGSGGNRNWSFLSWYLNLLAKYPVLTKAVTSAILTLMGDLICQLVIDQAPSLDLKRTFVFTFLGLVLVGPTLHFWYLYLSKLVTLPGASGALLRLLVDQFVFSPIFIGVFLSTLVTLEGRPSEVLPKLQQEWFSAVLANWQLWIPFQFLNFRFVPQPFQVLAANVIALVWNVILSFKAHKEVLSK from the exons ATGGTGCAAAACCCAGTATGTTTCACTCGCAAAGCTTCACTCTTATACCGTTTCGTAGGGTTTTCACCTAAACCCACTTCTCATTTTAGCCTAAGAACTCAGCTTTCGTTAAACCCTGCTCAGATAACTGGATTCAGGGCATGTTCgtcttcttctctgttttcaAATTCTAGTCATGGAGCTGTGTTTAAGGACATGGGTGGTTCTAAAATTGGATATAGGCAATTGGGTTTTGATCAATTTCGTGTCTTGGCTGTTTCTGGTGGTGGCTCTGGTGGTTCTGGTGGGCTTGGAGGCTCTtctggtggaggaggaggtcaAGGTGGTGGTGCTAGTGGTGGTTCTGGTTCAGGTGGAAATAGAAACTGGTCCTTCCTTTCATG GTATTTGAATCTTCTAGCAAAGTACCCTGTGTTGACTAAAGCTGTTACTTCTGCAATATTGACTCTTATGGGGGATTTGATCTGCCAG CTTGTGATTGATCAAGCTCCATCCCTAGACCTGAAAAGAACATTTGTATTTACTTTCTTGGGGCTGGTACTGGTGGGTCCCACGTTGCATTTCTG gTACTTATATTTGAGTAAATTGGTAACATTGCCTGGAGCATCCGGTGCATTATTGCGCCTTTTAGTGGATCAG TTTGTATTTTCTCCTATATTCATTGGAGTCTTCTTGTCAACATTGGTGACGTTAGAGGGAAGGCCATCAGAAGTCTTACCTAAGCTTCAGCAG GAGTGGTTTTCTGCTGTTCTTGCAAATTGGCAACTTTGGATACCATTTCAGTTTCTAAACTTCCGTTTTGTCCCTCAGCCATTTCAG gtTCTTGCTGCTAATGTCATCGCTTTAGTCTGGAATGTGATTCTCTCATTCAAAGCTCACAAAGAGGTTCTCTCGAAATAG